In the bacterium genome, CGGCGCCCTGGACGTCCGCGTCGGCCGCCACCCGCTGCTGCTGGACCGCGAGGGCGCGGACGTCGTGCCGCTGGACCTGGCCATGCCCGACGGGGCGCGCGTCCTGGTGATCAGCGGCCCCAACGCCGGCGGCAAGTCGGTGGCGCTGAAATGCGCGGGCCTGCTGTGCCTGCTGGCGCAGTGCGGCTGGGACGTGCCGGCGCGCGAGGACACGCGGCTGCCGCTGCTGGGGCGCCTCGACGTCGACCTCGGCGACGACCAGTCCATCGCCCGCTCGCTCAGCAGCTTCTCGGCGCACCTGTCCCACCTGGCGGGCTTCCTGTCCCGCGCCGACGGCGACTCCCTGGTCCTCTGCGACGAGATCGGCAGCGGCACCGACCCCGACGAGGGCACGGCCCTGGCGTTCACCGTGCTCGAGGCCCTGGCCGACCGCGGCGCGCTCGTGCTGGCCACCACGCACTCCGGCCTGCTGAAGGCCGCCGTCGCCGACCATCCGCTGATGGTCAACGCCGCGATGGACTTCGACGAGACGAACCTGGCGCCGCTGTACACCCTGCGGGCGGGCGTGCCCGGGGCGAGCCACGCCTTCGCCATCGCCGCGCGCCTGGATTTCCCGGACGGCCTGGTGGAACGGGCCCGCGCGCGCGTCGGCGAGGACCGCTTTCGCATCGAGCACCTGCTGACCGAGCTGGGCACCCGGGCCCGCGACCTGCAGGAGCGGCAGGTCGAGGCCGGCCGGCTGGTCGAGGCGTCCCGCCGCGAGCACGAAGCCCTGTCGCTGCGTCTCGCCGGCATCGACCGCGAACGGACCGCCGCCCTGGCGGCGGCCCGCCGCGCGGGCGAGGAGTTCCTGGCCGAGGCGCGCCGGACCCTCGAACGCCTGGTGCGCGACCTGCGCGGCGAGGGGCCGCGGACCCGCACCATCCGCGACGCCCGTGACGAGCTGGCCGGCCTGGACGCGCGCCTGCCGCCCGAGGCGCCGCAGCCTCCCGTCGCGACGCCCGCCGCGGGCGACCGCGTGCGCGTGCCCCACCTCGGTCTGGACGGGCGGGTCGTCGAGGTCCGCGGCGGCCGGCTGGTGGTCCTCGCGGGGGGGATGCGCCTGTCCCTGCCCGCCGGCGCGATCGCGGCCGCCACCGGCGGGAGCGAGGACGGGACGTCCCGGCCGGTCGCCCCGTTCCCATCAATGGTCGCCGGGAGCTGCGACGCGACCGAACTCGACCTGCGCGGCTTCCGCGCGGAAGAGGGCTGGGAGGCGCTGGACCGCCTCATCGACCGGGCGATCCCGGCCGGCACCGGCGAGATCGGTGTCATCCACGGCTTCGGG is a window encoding:
- a CDS encoding Smr/MutS family protein — encoded protein: ASPQLSRLRREAREQERQARAAVQRAMADARERGWTTGTEVTLRGDRLCLPVRSGSKRLVEGIVHDRSATGGTLFIEPAAVVALQNDLIETRLAAAAEAERILLELNRAAEAAAPALREACELSLRVDETRAALLWSRAVRGARPALAVGGALDVRVGRHPLLLDREGADVVPLDLAMPDGARVLVISGPNAGGKSVALKCAGLLCLLAQCGWDVPAREDTRLPLLGRLDVDLGDDQSIARSLSSFSAHLSHLAGFLSRADGDSLVLCDEIGSGTDPDEGTALAFTVLEALADRGALVLATTHSGLLKAAVADHPLMVNAAMDFDETNLAPLYTLRAGVPGASHAFAIAARLDFPDGLVERARARVGEDRFRIEHLLTELGTRARDLQERQVEAGRLVEASRREHEALSLRLAGIDRERTAALAAARRAGEEFLAEARRTLERLVRDLRGEGPRTRTIRDARDELAGLDARLPPEAPQPPVATPAAGDRVRVPHLGLDGRVVEVRGGRLVVLAGGMRLSLPAGAIAAATGGSEDGTSRPVAPFPSMVAGSCDATELDLRGFRAEEGWEALDRLIDRAIPAGTGEIGVIHGFGTGRLRAYLLERLARDPRVAGFQDAPADQGGQGRTVVRLA